In the genome of Euleptes europaea isolate rEulEur1 chromosome 7, rEulEur1.hap1, whole genome shotgun sequence, one region contains:
- the FERMT3 gene encoding fermitin family homolog 3 translates to MAGIKTASGEYIDDSWELSVFVEDLGPEADPVPLRVSGSMHIGGVMLQIVDKLKLQRDWSDHALWWEQKKMWLLNTHWSLDKYGVLADARLLYTPQHKPVRLSLPNQCVIRIQANFAKPVFSAVIDICKVLGIRHPEELSLLRVQAEKDKRKQKEKEGNATESYDLMGVRLPTNAEQQLFRGMPAHFSDSAHTEACYRMLSVSQTGLTPEQILRMHRPGSLVEKTQINSRWLDSSRTLLQQDIKENDHLWLRFKYYSFFDLEPKYDTVRINQLYEQARWAVLLEETDCTEEEMVVFAALQYRINQLSLNTNPADHSGDSGLDDLDAALATLEVKMEGKSMTPNDLDSLTAIPQLKDYLRILRPRKLTLKGYKQYWVTFKETSISYYKSAEEALGEPLQQLSLKGCEVVPDVNISGQKFCIKLLVPSPDGMSEIHLRCVDEQQYAHWMAGCRLAAKGKTMADASYKAEVQNILSFLQLQRANPDAPLTTEAEGAQWLVSPRYQKKFKPKQLTPRILEAYQNVAQLSLTDAKMKFIQAWQSLPDFGISYFVVRFKGSRKDEILGIANNRLIRIDLAVGDVVKTWRFSNMRQWNVNWDIRQVAIEFDEHINVAFSCISASCKTVHEYIGGYIFLSTRTADRGQELKEDLFHKLTGGHEAL, encoded by the exons ATGGCTGGTATAAAGACAGCCAGTGGGGAATATATCGATGACTCTTGGGAGCTCAGCGTGTTCGTGGAAGATCTGGGACCTGAGGCTGATCCAGTCCCACTCCGCGTCTCCGGCAGCATGCATATTGGAGGTGTCATGCTACAGATAGTAGATAAACTAA AGCTGCAACGGGACTGGTCGGACCATGCCCTGTGGTGGGAGCAGAAGAAAATGTGGCTGCTGAATACACACTGGAGCCTGGATAAATATGGGGTTTTAGCTGATGCCCGCTTGCTCTATACTCCGCAGCACAAGCCGGTACGTCTTTCCTTGCCAAACCAATGCGTCATTCGCATCCAAGCCAACTTTGCTAAGCCGGTCTTCAGTGCAGTGATCGACATCTGCAAGGTACTTG gtATCCGTCATCCTGAAGAACTGTCGTTGTTGCGTGTGCAGGCAGAAAAGGACAAGCggaagcagaaggagaaagaaggaaatgCCACAGAGAGCTATGACCTCATGGGAGTGCGGCTCCCAACAA ATGCCGAGCAGCAGCTGTTCCGCGGAATGCCTGCTCACTTTTCAGACAGCGCTCACACCGAAGCCTGTTACAGGATGTTGTCCGTCAGTCAGACTGGGTTGACCCCTGAGCAGATCTTGCGCATGCACCGGCCAGGATCCCTAGTTGAGAAGACTCAGATCAACAGCAG ATGGTTGGATTCATCACGGACTCTGCTGCAACAAGACATCAAGGAAAATGATCATCTGTGGCTCCGCTTCAAGTATTACAGCTTCTTTGACCTGGAACCAAAG TACGACACCGTGCGGATCAACCAACTGTATGAACAAGCCCGTTGGGCTGTGCTACTCGAGGAGACAGATTGTACTGAGGAAGAGATGGTGGTCTTTGCTGCTTTGCAG TATCGGATCAACCAGCTGTCCTTGAACACCAACCCTGCAGACCACAGCGGAGACTCCGGCCTTGATGACCTGGATGCCGCTCTTGCCACATTGGAGGTCAAAATGGAAGGGAAATCAATGACTCCAAATGATCTG GACAGTCTTACAGCTATCCCACAGTTGAAGGATTACCTCCGAATCCTCAG GCCCCGCAAGCTGACGCTGAAGGGTTACAAGCAGTACTGGGTCACCTTCAAAGAGACCTCCATCTCCTACTACAAGAGTGCCGAGGAAGCTCTCGGGGAGCCCCTGCAACAGCTCAGTCTCAAGG GCTGCGAGGTGGTGCCCGACGTGAACATCTCAGGGCAGAAATTCTGCATCAAGCTACTGGTGCCTTCCCCAGACGGGATGAGTGAAATTCACTTGCGCTGCGTAGAT GAGCAGCAGTATGCCCACTGGATGGCTGGCTGTCGGCTGGCCGCAAAGGGGAAAACTATGGCAGATGCATCGTACAAGGCCGAGGTGCAGAACATCCTGTCCTTTCTACAACTGCAGCGGGCCAACCCTGATGCGCCCCTTACCACTGAAGCTGAGGGTGCCCAGTGGCTGGTGTCACCCCGTTATCAGAAGAAATTCAAACCCAAGCAG TTAACCCCACGTATCCTGGAAGCCTACCAGAATGTGGCTCAGCTCTCGCTCACTGATGCCAAGATGAAGTTTATCCAGGCCTGGCAGTCGCTCCCTGATTTCGGCATCTCTTACTTCGTGGTCAG GTTCAAGGGCAGCCGGAAGGATGAAATTCTGGGCATTGCCAATAACCGCTTGATCCGCATCGACCTGGCTGTTGGGGACGTGGTGAAGACGTGGCGGTTCAGCAACATGCGCCAGTGGAACGTCAACTGGGATATCCGCCAG GTGGCCATCGAGTTTGACGAACACATCAACGTGGCTTTCAGCTGCATCTCCGCCAGCTGCAAGACGGTGCACGAATATATTGGCGGCTATATCTTCCTGTCGACCCGCACGGCTGACAGAGGCCAAGAGCTGAAAGAAGACCTCTTCCACAAGCTGACGGGGGGCCACGAAGCTCTCTGA